AATATTAATGACAATTCTTTATGCAGCGTACCAAATACTTATCCTTATGAATGAATTACGGACGTGGAATTGATTTTCTATCCATGAactgcaagattttttttttttttttgggtcggcaACTCCAACTTTAGAagtatttaaatttatttgtgaaattcaCCAACCAAGAGAAGAGCGAGAACTGGCTTTTTTTCGAATATTGGCTTAAAACCTAAGAATGAATAAAGAAAACTGGAGTTTTTTAGTACCCAACAACTCctacttcaaaaataaaattgaaaaatgaaaaaaaaaattccaagcatGCCACATCATCATTTTACTATTCATCACACCAATGACTTATATAGATTTATAGAGTATGGGGAAGAACATGCACTACCAATGGACattaatatatgtgtgtgtgtgtgtgtgtgtgtgtggcaTATGAAAATGTGAAACATATGGGAATAAACGTTAAATCTCTTCTccctacataaaaaaaattgattttttcgcTTCTTCTTGAGTCAGCGTAATGATCAGCTGCTCTAGTCTATCGTCCTCTCCACTTTGAGCAAGTGCACTTCATTGAGATCCTCACTCAAGCTCGCCTTCTGAAGAAGATCGACAGCTTAAACACGAAGCAAAGACGCAAGATTGTCTCCTGAGATTGAAGAAAAGACGCCGTGCTTGCACGCATTCGTAGACAATCTCAAAGTGCAGTTTCTTCGAACTCCAAGCAATCGACATcgagattttctttttggccttttttttttttttttggctctttttggGTCAAAGGACATCGACATCACGTTGCTAGATGTACATAAATAATCGCGGAGAACAACAGGGGTTCGTTCATGTAATTACAGATGTAAACTCAACTACAATACAGACAACTCGCGGGGAAATCCGAAGGTTAGTTTCTCTAGCATGAGAGATCATGGGAGAAGACTCGAAAGCACTTTTCTGTCTTCCTTGTTCTTTCTCAATCCGGCACTAATTAGGACCAAACATTCTAGTACAAGAACCAAACTTACAATAGTACTCGAATCAATCAGAAGAGTAGGAACAGCTGAGCAGTCACTTTGAGTTCTGCTTGCCGGCGTTCAGGGGAGAATCTCTAACGCTTTTGGTCTGGATGTAACTCCGCTGCTGAGTCGGGTCCGGCTTTTTCTTGCGCCTCCCTTGTTGATACAACCGGGAATGGCAAGACGAGATTGCGAGGTCATTGAGGTCTTGTAATGGAGTGAGCACCTTGACGATTTCGTCCATCGCGGGGCGGGACTTGGGATCCCTGCTGAGGCAGTGGAAGGCTAGTTGAGACACCTTCTGGACTCCTTTGATTGAGTAGTTCAGTTCGAGGCGCGGATCAACCAGATGGTAAAGCTTCCTCTTGTCCGTCAAATGGGGTCGGGCCCATGTGACGAGGTTCTGTTCTCCGCTGGGACGTTTCTTGTCCATTGATCTTCTTCCCGTTAGGATCTCAAGAAGCACAACGCCAAAGCTATAGACGTCACTCTTTGATGTCAAATGACCTGTGGAAATGAGAACAAGACAAGCATCAGGATAGGGCTTCGATAGTGTGGAAAAACTCCAAATCCTCTCGTTGCTGCCGATGTTTGTCTCATGAAAAAATCTATGTGAGAACTTAGTTCAGACAAAAGATAATTGCTCCTGTGCAACTTTGGTGAATCGGCTCATGACTAAAACTCAGTATTCAACCACTAGATAGACTAATGTCTAGAATGAAACTCACTTTTTCTGGTGAATCACAGTGCTACCTGACACAACCAACTTGTCTTTTTTGAGCTACAAGCAATGATAGCTGAAGACCATTTGTGTCAAGGTATTAAGAGAGTTGTGTGATTCTTGAAAATGTTCATACATGAAGCTTTTAGAACCAATTTAACAAACCAGATATCACAGGAGTACCTGTCATTACATATTCTGGAGCAGCATAGCCATATGTCCCCACAACTCTAGTTGAAACATGAGTTTTGTCTCCCTGAGGCCCAGCTTTCGCCAAACCGAAATCCGAAAGCTTTGCATTGTACTCCTGCAGAGCAACGGCTGTTATAGTTAATAGAGTGAACAGATATTGGCAGTCCCAGTATAGTGCCAAAGTACAGTATAGTGCCAAAGTATGTACCGAatcaagcaaaatatttgaggtcTTAAAATCTCTGTAAATGACCGGTTTCCTGTTCCCGTGCAGGAAGGCCAATCCTTTTGCTGCGCCAAGGGCGATCTTTATCCTGTTGGACCATGGAAGAGGCACGGCTCCTTCAAGAATTACGACATAATCAGTACATGTTAGGGACAGTGACAGACAGAGCCACAATGACAAAAAAGCAAACACTTTCACAATCAATTTGAAGAACCACAGCTTGGCTCACGACAGTGCTTTAGACCATTTTGGCATATGATGCATAACCTAGCATTGCAACTGGTCAGAACATTATGGTACTTAGACATGATGCCACAGCCATGCAAAGGAGGTAGCGAGCTCATCAGAAACATTATGTTGAGTAGGAAAATCTTGCATACGCTAGGCAGGCTACCTAATTAGGTACATAGGAAAACCCGATGTGTCAAATTAACGCCGGGCTTCTTAGGAGCAGGCAAACTTCTCGTCTGTCGGAAGCATTCTGAATCAAGCATGCAATTTGATTGCCCATTCTGATGGAGTCACTACATTGAACTGTCGATAAAGGCAGAAATCAACACTTACTTCTGAAAAGATGATTTTCAAGGCTTCCCCTGGTCATAAACTCATAGACTAGCAACCTCTGATCATCTTCAATGCAGCAACCGACAAGCTTAACGAGATTGGGATGATGAAGCTGTCCCAAAAATTCGACTTCAGCCTACATTAACGAATCTGTCGATTATGACTCTATTCTCAGCATTTCAGCAAGAAACACGCTTGAGACATCAATTTAGCTGGTCAGAGTTCTAGAATTCGCTCACCATCCATTCTCTGTGCCCCTGGAGACCATCTGGCTTCAAGCTTTTGACTGCAACTGTAATTCCCGAACCAGGTTTTGCAGGTGCCGTACCATTCTCCTCAATCCACCCTTTGAAGACATAACCAAATCCTCCCTCCCCGAGTATACTATCCGGCCTGAAGTTCCCAGTCGCGGATTTTAGCTCCTGAAAAGTGAACTGGAGAAGCTGGCACCTGGATTTATTATCCGCCAATGGTGGCTCGGGCGTATCAGAGGATAAGCGAGCTTCGTGAGGAGGATACATCTCACGGTTGCTCGCATTGAGGTATCGCGTCTCGGCTGCTGcatcaaaattaagaaattgccCCCCATCAATTTGCAATGTCGATTTTATCCAaatcataaaagtggaaatctGTACGAGATCAGCTTGGATAAGGCTTTAGGTTATTGAATGTTCCAACTTTCAAGTTTGACTTAAGCCCAAGATGACTACTTTCCCGATGAGCTATGCAAATAACCACATACAGTCTactgaaaacaaaagaaatcagcaaccggaaaaaaaaaacaatgatttACGCAAAAACTCagccaagaaaacaaaagaaggcaaGTGAAAGAGAGAAGCCTTTTCCTGGTTACAAGACTGGTTTTAGCCAATACCAAACGGATGGCTCGGATTCCATTTAGATTTGTCGAATGGATCTCTGTAAGGGATAATTACATCCCAAAATCAGCACACAGTACGCTCCTGCCAAACTTCAGTACCCAATAAGAGCATGATGCTGCGTTCTTGAACCAGGTCCAAAGcttgaagagagaaagaaaagaacatgcGAGATGCTATGTGGAAAAGAAAGCGACCCATTTTGTTCTCTACATGAAACAAGGATTGAATTTTCACAGGAACGCAAGGACATGATCGTGCTAGTGCTGTCACCTGCATCATAAACGGTGCTGGTACGAGGAATTGAATTAGCGGAGTCTCTTGAAGCAGAGGAGGTGCGTCTCAGAACTGCCCAGCAGCCGCACCTGCTCTTCTCCATCTCTTCTTCTGCTTCACTTCCCCTCCTCCCTTTTCACTTTCATGGGATGGCGTCAACTATATTGAGCtgaagagatgagagagaaaacagacagcagacagagagagagagagagagggggggcgAGGCCAAAAGGAGATTCAACACACTTATGAGGTGTGAGAAACAGAGGAGAGGCAGAGGAAtatgaggatgagagagagagagagagagagaaaggaattCGGTGTTCTTTTGCTGTTGGAGATTGCAGggatcatcatcaccatcatcgcGGTGTGTACAAAAagaactttttttccttccacttTTTGCTTGTGGGGGATGGAAgcaattctctctctttctctctcccctctttcaAGAATTGAAATTTGCCCAAAATTACTAAAATGACTATGAAAATAATGAGGCCAAACAGAGTGACTGATGCAATGTGGATTGTCCTGAACGTTCTTGCTTTAACAGTTCCAGGCGTTGTCTTGCTCGAAACGGATTAGTACAAAGACTAGCAAGAAGCTTTTATGCAAGACGGTGCATCTTCAACCATAAACAACACGTTCGGGCTACGGTTTTTAAGAGCAGACAGACAATGCTGAAGTGTGGACCAGATCAACGAAGTTGTGAAATGTACATTGACTTAATTGGACGGTCGGTGAGTTTGGACTAAATCCGATCTTTTTTTAGACCGGtttcgaaatttttcatgaaaagagaTGATTCACTTGTACATTGTTATGTTGCAGTGTGTAGCCATGCTGGAATAGACGTTGTAGCCATCAAGAAAATATTAGCAAGCAGATTTTATCAACAACTAtgcttagaaaaataaattaattaagaaacgttttttctaaaaataaattaattaaaaaaattacctaaaaatgGTAATTTAAAcgtttgcaaaaatgaaaatgaaaaatgttttcatcgtccatgaaaatttaaatataaatctttttttatatgaaaacatttttcattaactaattatttcaaacaacataatcaattaattctaggaaaatattttccaaataattcattttgcaTGAAACAAATGCACTCAAAGAGTTAAAAATTGTTCTGTAAATTTTTCTTGGCCAGATAGTTTTAGGGAAATGAATTTTATTAGGTCTAATGCCAGCGCCACCTTAATTCTACTCGTCCATATGGGTGATGTATAAGGTAATtgcgtatatatatatattgtatttgtTAACAAACAATAATTGTTAGGTCTCATAGCAACCAAG
This genomic stretch from Eucalyptus grandis isolate ANBG69807.140 chromosome 3, ASM1654582v1, whole genome shotgun sequence harbors:
- the LOC104436822 gene encoding probable serine/threonine-protein kinase PIX7 isoform X2, translating into MEKSRCGCWAVLRRTSSASRDSANSIPRTSTVYDAAETRYLNASNREMYPPHEARLSSDTPEPPLADNKSRCQLLQFTFQELKSATGNFRPDSILGEGGFGYVFKGWIEENGTAPAKPGSGITVAVKSLKPDGLQGHREWMAEVEFLGQLHHPNLVKLVGCCIEDDQRLLVYEFMTRGSLENHLFRRAVPLPWSNRIKIALGAAKGLAFLHGNRKPVIYRDFKTSNILLDSEYNAKLSDFGLAKAGPQGDKTHVSTRVVGTYGYAAPEYVMTGHLTSKSDVYSFGVVLLEILTGRRSMDKKRPSGEQNLVTWARPHLTDKRKLYHLVDPRLELNYSIKGVQKVSQLAFHCLSRDPKSRPAMDEIVKVLTPLQDLNDLAISSCHSRLYQQGRRKKKPDPTQQRSYIQTKSVRDSPLNAGKQNSK
- the LOC104436822 gene encoding probable serine/threonine-protein kinase PIX7 isoform X1 yields the protein MEKSRCGCWAVLRRTSSASRDSANSIPRTSTVYDAAAETRYLNASNREMYPPHEARLSSDTPEPPLADNKSRCQLLQFTFQELKSATGNFRPDSILGEGGFGYVFKGWIEENGTAPAKPGSGITVAVKSLKPDGLQGHREWMAEVEFLGQLHHPNLVKLVGCCIEDDQRLLVYEFMTRGSLENHLFRRAVPLPWSNRIKIALGAAKGLAFLHGNRKPVIYRDFKTSNILLDSEYNAKLSDFGLAKAGPQGDKTHVSTRVVGTYGYAAPEYVMTGHLTSKSDVYSFGVVLLEILTGRRSMDKKRPSGEQNLVTWARPHLTDKRKLYHLVDPRLELNYSIKGVQKVSQLAFHCLSRDPKSRPAMDEIVKVLTPLQDLNDLAISSCHSRLYQQGRRKKKPDPTQQRSYIQTKSVRDSPLNAGKQNSK